One genomic segment of Clavelina lepadiformis chromosome 3, kaClaLepa1.1, whole genome shotgun sequence includes these proteins:
- the LOC143449760 gene encoding lysosomal-associated transmembrane protein 4A-like — MRSERPTCCCCLHVKVGPFMLAVLFMVGGFVSIVMSSLLLSNAVQPESFFPDDMAEDDVYQYWHTHKRSTLWFGLGNGVFITLISSLSIYGLVKNRPGFLLPLFIVQVFNFLCTIVYIGSLMFYWPNVKINILECRHMPQEWKDWFLSIDDRWLAVIVFSILFVVLFIKSYLISMVYRCYKDITTQALRLQRDPEISFVADPGNGPIYKPPKYEDIQKVPLVSDVEAVDYKPPPYSA; from the exons atgagGAGTGAGAGACCAacatgttgttgttgtttgcatGTGAAAGTTGGACCATTTATGCTGGCGGTCCTCTTTATG GTGGGCGGCTTTGTGAGCATCGTCATGTCATCACTTCTGTTGTCAAACGCTGTTCAGCCTGAAAGTTTTTTCCCAGATGACATGGCTGAGGATGATGTGTATCAATACTGGCATACACACAAAAGATCAA ctCTTTGGTTTGGTTTGGGAAACGGTGTTTTCATTACTCTAATATCAAGCTTATCAATCTATGGTCTTGTTAAG AATCGTCCTGGCTTCCTACttccattgtttattgttcAAGTCTTCAATTTCTTATGCACAATTGTGTACATTGGAAGCCTAATGTTCTACTGGCCAAATGTCAAGATCAACATACTTGAG TGTCGTCATATGCCACAAGAATGGAAGGACTGGTTTTTGAGTATTGATGATCGTTGGTTAGCAGTTATTGTATTCAGCATTCTCTTTGTTGTGCTCTTCATAAAGTCATACTTGATCTCCATGGTCTACAGATGCTACAAGGACATTACTACACAG GCTCTTCGTTTACAACGTGACCCTGAAATCAGCTTCGTAGCAGACCCAGGAAATGGTCCAATTTACAAG CCTCCTAAATACGAAGACATACAGAAGGTGCCCTTGGTGAGTGATGTTGAAGCTGTAGACTATAAGCCTCCTCCTTACAGTGCTTAA